The sequence GGCGCCGAGCAGATCCTCCAGCGCCGGTCGAAGGCTGCCGTCGGGCCACCGCTCGCCCGAAGCGATCACGGCGACGGGGCGGTCGAGGGTTCCGTAACCCTCCTGCGCGAGCCAACGGGCCACCGCAGACGCGTTGCGCAGGCAACTCGCGACCACCACCGACTCACCGGCCGCGGCCGCGATCGAGGAACCATTGGGCGAGGGCAGGACGAGCCGCGGGACGTACGGAGCGTCCCTCAGTGCGGCCGGGGACAGCGACCACGGCGAAGCGGCCGTCGCCATGCGCCGCCCGACAGCCAGCCGGGCGCCCCGCGCCTCGGCGAACTCCGACGCCGACGCGTCGCGCCACGCGTAGGGGAAGACCCGCGTCCCGGACTCCACGGCCACCGTCACCGAGGTCGTGAACGACAACACGTCGACGACGACCAGGCACGCGACATCCGCCGCGAGCCGCTCCGCGCCGACCGGCCCCCAGTCGAACCGCGCTCCGCTGCCTGCCTGCCTGAACCAGTCGTCCATGGCTGACAACCCTGCCATGGCATCCCGTGCCCTGCCCGGACACATCGGCTTCGCCCCGGGCGGTGGCTGTCGGAAGTCGGGTAACCGTCCCTCCCCCTCGTCCGCTTCACCCCGGCATCGACTACTGCCGAGTCGCCGCCGACGCCACCAGCCGCTCC is a genomic window of Streptomyces sp. NBC_00708 containing:
- a CDS encoding 2-phosphosulfolactate phosphatase, yielding MDDWFRQAGSGARFDWGPVGAERLAADVACLVVVDVLSFTTSVTVAVESGTRVFPYAWRDASASEFAEARGARLAVGRRMATAASPWSLSPAALRDAPYVPRLVLPSPNGSSIAAAAGESVVVASCLRNASAVARWLAQEGYGTLDRPVAVIASGERWPDGSLRPALEDLLGAGAVLAALRKRHGGPLSPEAAAAADCFEATPDVMGAVAAGASGRELRDGGFARDVDIATEPDVCEAVPLLLDGAFTAANGAR